One Candidatus Peregrinibacteria bacterium DNA segment encodes these proteins:
- a CDS encoding ribose-phosphate diphosphokinase — MAFKDLKIYSGTSHPTLAAAIARALRLPLSKMSVSRFACGEIYAKPDESVRGSAVYLVQTCTGQVNEDYMELFIMIDALKRSFAREVHVIIPHFGYARQDRIATPREPISAKLMANLVAAAGADHVISIHFHSDQTQGFFPFPMDNLHTRNLFVEFLKKKRFKDPVIVAPDAGAAKEAGRLAQTLDYPLAVLTKKRPRFNVAEVTAVVGDVEGKTCILVDDMVDTAGSVCAAHAALLEQGANPDIYLVATHPVFSGPAVQRLKETQFKEVIVTDTIPLPPEKQFKGLTVLSVAPLLARVIRSVHEHKSVTQAI, encoded by the coding sequence ATGGCCTTCAAAGACCTCAAAATCTATTCCGGCACCTCGCATCCCACTTTGGCGGCAGCGATTGCACGGGCCCTTCGTTTGCCGCTTTCAAAAATGTCGGTGTCCCGTTTTGCATGTGGAGAAATTTATGCAAAGCCGGATGAATCGGTGCGTGGCAGTGCGGTTTATTTGGTTCAAACGTGCACGGGTCAAGTGAATGAAGATTACATGGAATTGTTCATTATGATCGACGCGTTGAAGCGCTCTTTTGCCCGAGAAGTGCATGTGATTATTCCTCATTTTGGCTACGCTCGTCAGGATCGTATTGCAACGCCTCGTGAACCCATCAGTGCCAAACTCATGGCGAATTTAGTGGCTGCGGCGGGGGCCGATCATGTGATTTCTATTCACTTTCACAGTGATCAAACTCAGGGATTTTTCCCTTTTCCAATGGACAACTTGCACACACGTAACCTCTTTGTTGAATTTTTAAAAAAGAAAAGGTTCAAAGATCCGGTGATTGTGGCTCCAGATGCAGGAGCGGCTAAGGAAGCCGGACGACTCGCTCAAACTTTGGATTATCCGCTTGCGGTGCTCACAAAAAAACGTCCTCGTTTCAATGTGGCAGAAGTCACGGCGGTGGTGGGGGATGTGGAAGGTAAAACGTGTATTTTGGTGGATGACATGGTGGACACGGCTGGCTCTGTGTGTGCAGCTCATGCAGCACTTTTGGAACAAGGAGCCAATCCCGATATTTATTTGGTGGCTACGCATCCGGTGTTTTCTGGTCCTGCAGTTCAGCGTTTGAAAGAAACGCAATTTAAGGAAGTGATTGTTACCGATACGATTCCTCTTCCGCCTGAAAAGCAATTCAAAGGATTGACCGTTCTTTCGGTGGCGCCTTTGCTGGCGCGCGTGATTCGCAGTGTGCATGAACATAAATCTGTAACTCAAGCCATATGA
- the folK gene encoding 2-amino-4-hydroxy-6-hydroxymethyldihydropteridine diphosphokinase, giving the protein MHVFLGLGTNLGDREANLVLARDLLMKHDVLVMGQSNVLETQPLGGLDQPLYLNQVVECQTELSPQELLKACKTVEAEMGRPKEEGRAGNVQLGFAKKTDLRWQSRIIDIDILFYGNWIVKEPELEIPHYGMAERAFVLQGLCELAPEFVHPVLKKPLKALLSDA; this is encoded by the coding sequence ATGCATGTTTTTTTAGGTTTAGGTACGAATTTGGGAGATCGGGAGGCGAACCTTGTTTTGGCTCGTGATTTGCTCATGAAGCACGATGTTTTGGTGATGGGACAATCCAATGTGCTGGAGACGCAGCCTTTGGGTGGGCTCGATCAACCGTTGTATTTGAACCAAGTGGTGGAATGCCAGACGGAACTTTCACCCCAAGAGCTGCTCAAGGCCTGTAAGACGGTGGAAGCCGAAATGGGTCGGCCTAAGGAAGAGGGGAGGGCCGGTAATGTGCAGTTGGGTTTTGCAAAAAAGACAGATTTGCGTTGGCAATCTCGCATCATCGATATAGACATTTTGTTTTATGGGAATTGGATTGTGAAGGAGCCGGAGCTGGAAATCCCTCATTATGGAATGGCAGAGCGTGCCTTCGTTTTGCAAGGGCTTTGTGAATTGGCTCCTGAATTTGTGCATCCTGTTTTGAAAAAGCCATTGAAAGCTTTGCTCTCTGATGCATAA
- the queD gene encoding 6-carboxytetrahydropterin synthase QueD, protein MFVSKEFTFDAAHFLTKYHGKCERLHGHTYRLRVTVEGPVREDGMVMDFVDLKKCVKDKVIDRYDHQNLNDFFENPSAELVAKKIWEDLLDELPVKLSEVTLWETAESFVTYRGD, encoded by the coding sequence ATGTTCGTTTCTAAAGAATTCACTTTTGATGCCGCGCATTTTCTCACGAAATATCATGGGAAATGTGAACGACTTCATGGGCACACGTATCGTCTGCGGGTGACGGTGGAGGGTCCGGTGAGGGAAGACGGAATGGTGATGGATTTTGTGGATCTGAAAAAATGCGTCAAAGACAAAGTCATCGATCGCTATGACCATCAAAATCTCAATGACTTTTTTGAAAATCCTTCGGCAGAATTGGTGGCGAAAAAGATTTGGGAAGATTTGCTTGACGAACTGCCTGTGAAACTCAGCGAGGTCACGCTTTGGGAAACGGCGGAAAGTTTTGTAACTTATAGAGGAGACTGA
- the folP gene encoding dihydropteroate synthase, with amino-acid sequence MSSVNTSFMAVLNLTPDSFSDGGQFVEFGGNRDLLEMAREFLEDGASILDIGGESTGPGSKNVSLEEEKVRVIPAIEKIHAAFPEAILSIDTWKSEVAEAALKAGARMVNDVTAGRGDPRIFEVVARWGVPMVLMYSKQNSPRTDREVVHYEDVMKTVLGFLQERIAAAEAAGVKELWVDPGMGAFVSGEPAYSYEIIERIEELRVLGKPILVGTSRKGFLGEDRLGMTLWTTLQLQNKVDCLRVHDVLENATAVEGFWQSEIAT; translated from the coding sequence ATGTCATCAGTCAATACATCATTCATGGCGGTGCTCAACCTCACTCCAGATAGTTTTTCGGACGGAGGGCAGTTTGTGGAATTTGGTGGCAATAGAGATTTGCTCGAAATGGCTCGGGAATTTTTGGAGGATGGGGCGAGCATTTTGGACATTGGGGGAGAGTCGACAGGGCCGGGGAGCAAGAATGTTTCTTTGGAGGAGGAGAAAGTGCGGGTGATTCCGGCCATCGAAAAGATTCATGCGGCTTTTCCGGAGGCGATCCTTTCCATCGATACGTGGAAAAGTGAAGTGGCTGAGGCGGCGCTCAAGGCAGGGGCGCGGATGGTCAATGATGTGACGGCTGGGCGAGGAGACCCGCGCATTTTTGAGGTGGTGGCTCGCTGGGGCGTGCCGATGGTTTTGATGTATTCCAAGCAAAATTCGCCGCGTACGGATCGGGAAGTGGTTCATTATGAAGATGTGATGAAAACCGTTCTAGGCTTCTTGCAAGAACGGATTGCTGCGGCTGAGGCGGCAGGGGTGAAGGAGCTTTGGGTTGACCCTGGCATGGGGGCTTTTGTGAGTGGGGAGCCGGCCTATAGTTACGAAATCATCGAACGCATTGAGGAACTGCGAGTGCTCGGCAAGCCTATTTTGGTGGGCACCTCTCGCAAAGGTTTTTTGGGGGAGGATCGATTGGGCATGACCCTGTGGACCACTTTGCAACTCCAAAACAAAGTGGACTGTTTGCGAGTCCACGATGTTTTAGAAAATGCGACGGCGGTAGAGGGTTTCTGGCAATCTGAGATAGCGACCTGA
- the ndk gene encoding nucleoside-diphosphate kinase encodes MERTLVLIKPDGVQRGLVGEIVSRFEKKGLKMVACKMMKLEEAVLREHYAHIADKPFFPGVANFMKSSPVLAMVWEGLECVEAVRLITGVTKGRTADAGTIRGDFAMSVSCNVIHTSDTVENAVKEVARFFNSDELHEYFKSEYEHVYNEEERA; translated from the coding sequence ATGGAACGCACTCTCGTACTCATTAAACCTGATGGAGTTCAACGCGGACTCGTGGGGGAAATCGTCTCTCGTTTTGAAAAAAAGGGCCTCAAAATGGTGGCCTGTAAGATGATGAAATTGGAAGAGGCGGTGCTTCGTGAACATTATGCGCACATTGCCGACAAACCTTTCTTCCCTGGAGTGGCCAACTTCATGAAGAGCTCACCGGTTTTGGCTATGGTTTGGGAAGGGCTTGAATGTGTGGAGGCAGTGCGACTGATCACTGGTGTGACCAAGGGCCGTACGGCAGATGCCGGAACCATTCGCGGAGATTTTGCCATGAGCGTGTCTTGCAACGTGATTCACACTTCCGACACCGTTGAAAATGCGGTTAAAGAGGTCGCGCGCTTCTTCAACTCCGATGAATTGCACGAATATTTCAAGAGCGAGTACGAGCACGTCTACAACGAAGAAGAGCGGGCTTAA
- a CDS encoding insulinase family protein has product MVQKTTLDNGLRIVTEALLGTQSVTALVLTKAGSRCEDKNINGVSHFLEHMFFKGATKYKSAKEVSEAIDGIGGEFNAFTSKEYAGYYVKLAAHHKELALDVLSDMLLNARFDQEEIEKERGVILEEINMYQDTPMYQVAWDFERALFGDQPLGWDEGGPKDVIRVLQRDDFVTYKDSLYTIDNMLVCLAGAVEHEEVVNLVKKYFPMQRKEPTRTYHAFEANLPTCERVKLGSKKTEQTHLVMGVKGYPETHQDHYVLKVLSSILGGNMSSRMFLAVREAKGLAYYISCGTEDYLDTGTFYTRAGVDVNRVDDAIREILLQYELIAKEAVSEAELKKGKEFLKGKLTLSLEDSEHVAQMHARNELLYDKLRSYEDIATAIDRVTVADVLRVAQDLIKKEAMHLAVIGPYEDKERFEKLLA; this is encoded by the coding sequence ATGGTTCAAAAAACAACGTTAGACAACGGGCTTCGCATTGTGACGGAAGCGCTTCTTGGGACTCAATCCGTGACGGCTTTGGTGCTGACCAAAGCGGGGTCTCGTTGCGAGGATAAAAACATCAATGGAGTGTCTCACTTTTTGGAGCACATGTTTTTTAAAGGAGCCACCAAATACAAGTCAGCCAAGGAAGTGTCTGAAGCCATCGATGGCATTGGGGGGGAGTTCAACGCATTCACTTCAAAAGAATATGCGGGTTATTATGTGAAATTGGCGGCGCATCACAAAGAGCTGGCGCTCGACGTTTTGTCGGACATGCTTTTGAATGCGCGTTTTGATCAAGAAGAAATCGAAAAGGAACGCGGAGTGATTTTGGAGGAAATCAATATGTATCAAGACACGCCCATGTATCAAGTGGCTTGGGATTTTGAACGGGCTCTGTTTGGGGATCAACCTCTCGGATGGGATGAGGGTGGACCTAAGGATGTGATCCGTGTTTTGCAGCGCGACGATTTTGTGACCTATAAAGACTCTTTGTACACCATCGACAATATGCTTGTGTGTTTAGCGGGAGCGGTGGAGCACGAGGAAGTGGTGAACTTGGTTAAAAAGTATTTCCCCATGCAGCGTAAGGAGCCCACTCGGACTTATCATGCTTTTGAGGCGAATTTGCCCACTTGCGAACGAGTGAAATTGGGCAGCAAAAAAACGGAGCAAACTCACCTTGTGATGGGCGTGAAGGGTTACCCCGAAACGCATCAGGATCACTATGTGCTCAAGGTGCTGTCTTCTATTTTGGGGGGCAATATGAGTTCACGCATGTTCCTTGCCGTGCGCGAGGCGAAGGGTCTGGCGTATTACATTTCTTGTGGTACGGAAGATTATTTGGACACTGGCACTTTTTACACTCGTGCAGGGGTGGATGTGAACCGTGTGGACGATGCTATTCGTGAAATTTTGCTGCAATACGAACTCATTGCGAAAGAAGCGGTGAGTGAGGCGGAGCTCAAAAAAGGCAAAGAGTTTTTGAAGGGCAAACTCACACTTTCTTTGGAAGACTCCGAACATGTGGCTCAAATGCACGCGCGCAATGAACTTTTGTACGACAAACTTCGTTCTTATGAAGACATTGCCACGGCAATCGACCGCGTGACGGTGGCGGATGTGCTGCGTGTGGCCCAAGACTTGATCAAAAAAGAGGCCATGCATCTTGCGGTGATCGGGCCTTATGAAGACAAGGAGAGGTTTGAGAAGTTGTTGGCTTAA
- a CDS encoding type II toxin-antitoxin system RelB/DinJ family antitoxin has protein sequence MSTIQVRIDPKTKKQAKKILDKVGLDMSSAIKIYLTQVVISQGIPFPILTENGLTLQQEREILKASEEAKRGINVEGPFQGEEAIKYLKNLAKNAD, from the coding sequence ATGTCTACCATTCAAGTTCGCATTGATCCTAAAACGAAGAAACAAGCTAAAAAAATTCTTGATAAAGTGGGGTTGGACATGAGCAGTGCTATTAAAATTTACCTTACTCAGGTCGTTATTTCTCAAGGAATACCTTTCCCCATTCTTACAGAAAATGGGTTGACCCTTCAACAGGAGCGCGAAATTTTAAAAGCTTCGGAAGAGGCAAAACGAGGAATCAATGTAGAAGGACCTTTTCAAGGAGAAGAGGCTATCAAATATTTAAAAAATCTAGCTAAAAATGCAGATTAA
- the solA gene encoding N-methyl-L-tryptophan oxidase, translated as MQSFDVIVVGLGAMGSAAVCQLSKRGVKVLGLDQYSPPHTLGSTHGETRITRQAIGEGSEYVPLVLRSNEIWRELEKNSGQSLFTITGGLIVGDPSSVESTHGTKNFLLQTIDVAKRFGISHEVLENEELKKRYPLFKFRDSEKGYYENGAGFLRPELCVEIQIGLAQKNGAELHMDEKVLEIKPEGAQVSIKTDKSEYKAGQLIVTAGPWISQLLPEFKDYFKVYRQVLYWFKVKDSMKKYLSSTLPVYIFDLGGGDDIYGFPMIDEDEGTLKLACEDYLVTMTPEQVNREVGADEVARMYDLASQHILGLSEECVRTSTCLYTVTPDSKFVIDRHPTFKQVIVASPCSGHGFKSSAAIGEVLAELATVGKSSIDISDFSLVRHYNVLTM; from the coding sequence ATGCAAAGTTTTGATGTGATTGTTGTTGGCCTCGGAGCGATGGGCAGCGCTGCCGTTTGTCAGCTTTCCAAACGAGGGGTGAAGGTTTTAGGCCTTGATCAGTATTCACCGCCACATACCCTGGGTTCGACTCATGGTGAAACCCGAATAACAAGACAAGCTATTGGGGAGGGAAGTGAATATGTGCCCTTGGTTTTGCGCTCGAATGAGATTTGGAGAGAGCTCGAAAAAAACAGTGGGCAAAGTTTATTTACGATTACTGGCGGTCTTATTGTGGGCGATCCTTCTTCTGTAGAAAGCACTCACGGGACGAAAAACTTTTTGTTGCAGACCATTGATGTGGCGAAGCGTTTTGGCATTTCTCACGAAGTTCTTGAAAATGAGGAGCTTAAAAAAAGATACCCGCTTTTTAAGTTTCGAGATTCGGAAAAGGGTTATTACGAAAATGGAGCAGGTTTCCTTCGCCCAGAACTTTGTGTTGAGATTCAAATTGGGCTTGCTCAAAAGAACGGAGCTGAGCTTCACATGGATGAAAAGGTTCTGGAAATTAAACCCGAAGGGGCTCAAGTCTCAATCAAGACGGACAAGAGTGAATATAAGGCGGGACAGCTTATTGTGACTGCGGGGCCGTGGATTTCTCAGTTGCTTCCTGAATTTAAGGATTACTTCAAGGTTTATAGGCAAGTTCTTTATTGGTTTAAAGTTAAGGATTCGATGAAGAAATACCTATCGAGTACCCTTCCCGTTTATATTTTTGACTTGGGTGGTGGAGACGATATTTATGGATTTCCTATGATCGATGAGGATGAAGGCACTTTAAAATTGGCTTGTGAAGATTATCTTGTGACTATGACTCCTGAACAAGTGAATCGGGAGGTCGGTGCCGACGAAGTGGCGCGAATGTATGACTTGGCCAGTCAACATATTTTGGGTTTGAGCGAAGAATGTGTCCGAACAAGCACCTGTCTTTACACTGTCACTCCCGACTCCAAATTTGTGATTGATCGACATCCGACATTCAAACAAGTGATCGTTGCGTCGCCTTGTTCTGGCCATGGATTTAAGAGCTCAGCGGCCATTGGGGAGGTCTTGGCAGAGCTAGCTACTGTGGGGAAGAGCAGCATTGATATCAGCGATTTCTCTTTGGTTCGGCACTACAATGTATTGACAATGTAG
- a CDS encoding Fic family protein — MSKKNQKMDASFLAPLPPKINLRDVEILEKALKANIALAELNGLVHSIPNFEILLAPLTAREAVASSEIESIYTTTLDILQAELFPEEKLPKEQKETLSYKQALLAGYQSVLSKEFISTNQLVEIQKILEPSKAGIRKLPGTVIVNGMGEVIYTPPQGEALLRALLKNWEEYCNDPSKVDTLVRAAILHYQFESIHPFYDGNGRTGRILMVLQLVLEKRLRFPVLFLSGYILKTKRRYYELLQKVRTENLWKEWIVYILEGIEKQSLETSERILAIKNLVEETKHPLTIDGRPTKGWFAKTISGDILDYWFSRAFYSQKDMVKTLGINRKTASKYLDGFHKMGFLKMKIVKKQKIYFNPKFIRLLS; from the coding sequence ATGAGTAAAAAAAATCAAAAAATGGACGCATCCTTCCTAGCTCCTCTTCCACCAAAAATCAATTTAAGAGATGTGGAAATCTTAGAAAAGGCTTTAAAAGCCAACATTGCTTTAGCCGAACTCAACGGTTTAGTTCATTCCATTCCCAATTTCGAAATCCTACTCGCTCCTCTCACCGCCCGTGAAGCAGTGGCGAGCAGTGAGATTGAGAGCATTTACACAACCACTCTAGACATTCTTCAAGCAGAGCTTTTCCCTGAAGAGAAATTGCCCAAAGAACAGAAGGAAACATTAAGCTACAAACAGGCTCTTTTAGCAGGATATCAATCTGTTTTGAGTAAAGAATTTATCAGCACCAATCAGCTTGTAGAAATTCAAAAAATACTTGAGCCCAGTAAGGCGGGCATCAGAAAATTACCAGGAACCGTTATAGTGAATGGGATGGGAGAAGTGATCTACACTCCTCCTCAAGGTGAAGCTTTGCTTCGAGCTCTCTTGAAAAATTGGGAGGAATATTGCAACGATCCGTCGAAAGTAGACACGCTGGTCCGCGCGGCTATACTTCACTATCAATTTGAATCCATCCATCCATTTTACGATGGGAATGGACGAACAGGAAGGATTTTGATGGTTTTACAACTCGTTCTAGAAAAACGCCTTCGCTTTCCGGTTCTATTTTTATCGGGTTACATTTTAAAAACAAAACGGAGATATTACGAATTGCTGCAAAAAGTCCGTACGGAAAACCTATGGAAAGAGTGGATTGTCTATATTTTAGAAGGGATAGAAAAGCAATCTCTAGAAACCTCAGAAAGAATTCTAGCGATAAAGAATTTAGTCGAAGAAACAAAGCATCCTTTAACAATAGATGGCCGGCCGACTAAAGGTTGGTTTGCAAAAACCATCTCTGGGGACATTCTTGACTATTGGTTTAGTCGAGCCTTTTACTCTCAAAAGGATATGGTCAAAACACTGGGAATCAACCGAAAAACAGCTTCCAAATATCTTGATGGTTTTCACAAAATGGGCTTTCTTAAAATGAAAATTGTTAAAAAGCAGAAGATTTATTTCAATCCAAAATTTATTAGACTCTTGAGCTAA
- a CDS encoding glycosyltransferase encodes MTTELSIVILHHGSPKEVSRNLEALQQAWLPKKTEVLVINNGTRGANALIQVSPHLKFDLRFFEIENKGYPQGNNFGLSIAQGKYLCILNPDVAVQKQTFQVLLDYLKAHPKLGMVGPRLRYPSGKVQDNYRVFPRALDLLVKRTFLRRIFLKRMRRYLMWDKTPEVSEPVDWLTGAFQLFTRKCWEAVGPSDERYFLFMSDVELCRLAWEKGFQVHFVGETEAAHSEGRISSGGVLSLFTKKTLRIHVKDALKYYLKWMFRRLPPSRRTL; translated from the coding sequence GTGACTACAGAACTCTCCATTGTCATTTTGCATCATGGCAGCCCCAAAGAAGTGAGCCGGAATTTGGAAGCTTTGCAACAGGCCTGGCTCCCTAAAAAAACGGAAGTTTTGGTGATCAATAATGGAACGCGGGGTGCCAATGCACTCATCCAAGTTTCGCCGCATTTGAAGTTCGATCTGCGTTTTTTTGAGATTGAAAACAAGGGTTATCCGCAAGGGAATAATTTTGGTCTGTCTATTGCCCAGGGGAAATATCTGTGTATTTTGAACCCGGATGTGGCGGTGCAAAAGCAAACTTTTCAAGTGTTGCTCGATTATTTGAAGGCCCATCCCAAGCTTGGAATGGTGGGGCCGCGGCTGCGTTACCCCAGTGGCAAAGTGCAGGACAACTATCGAGTTTTTCCTCGCGCCCTAGATTTGCTGGTGAAGCGGACCTTTTTGCGCCGAATTTTTTTGAAGCGCATGCGGCGTTATCTTATGTGGGATAAAACCCCTGAAGTTTCAGAGCCCGTGGATTGGTTGACGGGGGCGTTTCAGCTTTTCACGCGCAAATGTTGGGAGGCCGTTGGGCCGAGTGATGAGCGGTATTTTTTGTTCATGTCCGATGTGGAGCTTTGCCGTTTGGCTTGGGAAAAGGGTTTTCAAGTGCACTTTGTGGGGGAGACGGAGGCGGCTCACAGTGAAGGCCGTATTTCTTCAGGAGGCGTTTTGAGTCTTTTCACCAAGAAGACCCTGCGCATTCATGTGAAAGATGCTTTGAAATATTATTTGAAGTGGATGTTTAGACGTCTGCCTCCTTCACGGCGAACTCTATAG
- a CDS encoding glycosyltransferase family 2 protein, whose protein sequence is MLKVLIGLSTYNDLPFLKESLPALEELRKRLGAKVAVLDTAWNDEVQHFIAEKYPHFDYGRHPDGNVGYGGAYNTILQRNPGYDLFLVTTSDVLLHVPTVERFVKRMEKDPSLTQVAGKLYHWDLAAHRLTKEIDSLGIVAMKKHHFYDRGQGELDEGQYDEILGQIFGISGAVFLIRTSVVPRLHRRLHVLFDEHFWMYKEDVDLAYRLRWLGEKIELFPEVWGWHARSISNRAGEKGQRLLGLAAADRKKRDYARLHSYKNHFLLLKNNFTLRLGLGVFLRILCYEMAKGIFVFFHSPRVFFSGLKTLFFSSPHKSVKKVNPSQLLSHFLDS, encoded by the coding sequence ATGCTCAAAGTTCTGATTGGTCTCAGCACTTACAATGACTTACCTTTTCTGAAGGAAAGCCTGCCTGCTCTTGAAGAACTTCGTAAACGTTTGGGAGCGAAGGTGGCGGTTTTAGACACCGCTTGGAATGACGAAGTTCAGCATTTCATTGCTGAAAAATATCCCCATTTTGACTATGGGCGTCATCCCGATGGCAATGTTGGTTATGGCGGCGCTTACAATACTATTTTGCAGCGCAATCCAGGCTATGATTTGTTTTTGGTCACGACCAGCGACGTGCTTTTGCATGTTCCCACCGTGGAGCGTTTTGTGAAACGGATGGAAAAAGATCCCAGCCTGACGCAAGTGGCTGGAAAGCTTTATCATTGGGATTTGGCGGCTCACCGACTCACAAAAGAAATCGACAGTTTGGGCATTGTTGCGATGAAGAAACATCATTTTTATGACCGAGGGCAGGGGGAGTTGGATGAGGGGCAGTACGACGAAATTTTGGGCCAAATTTTTGGAATTTCTGGGGCCGTTTTTTTGATCCGTACTTCTGTTGTTCCACGGCTGCACCGCCGTTTGCATGTTTTGTTTGACGAGCATTTTTGGATGTATAAAGAAGATGTGGATTTGGCGTATCGCCTGCGTTGGTTGGGTGAAAAAATCGAACTTTTTCCTGAAGTTTGGGGTTGGCATGCCCGCAGCATTTCCAATCGCGCGGGTGAAAAAGGGCAGCGGCTTTTGGGCCTGGCGGCTGCCGACCGAAAGAAGCGAGATTATGCACGCCTGCATTCTTACAAAAACCACTTTTTACTTTTGAAAAACAATTTCACGCTCCGCTTGGGTCTGGGTGTGTTTTTACGTATTCTTTGCTACGAAATGGCCAAGGGAATTTTTGTTTTCTTCCATTCTCCTCGGGTCTTTTTTTCGGGACTTAAGACTTTGTTCTTTTCTTCTCCTCATAAGAGTGTTAAAAAGGTGAATCCTTCGCAACTTTTATCTCATTTTTTGGATTCTTAG
- a CDS encoding DUF3352 domain-containing protein: MTLSSFARPLLFGAFMCSLFLTACGGEADLGAHVSSEGLVPEAYIPGDVGTVLSYSLKDEAQYDAVLNLEQKLGDEGRLSRMVAESFNTQFAAAGLDYEKDLMPAFGEQFRWVYGARPKESGDGVDFFSVTTLEDAEQLRLVFDTLSEAGSFEKKALSGREVYVNQEEAFYATVNGDLLLVSGSPEHVLGMLDQEEAESLWTAEHYQRALEEVGQDFVFYGFLFPPLYKQDVPLGGAFSVSNIPSVIERQGIVFRAQEEGLSFDVTVQADEEKAKEAGIAFDVAPKAKPYLFEEVPMEGLMGYFESYGLKETLQQADKLGDDTGTLEGLRESFRNYFGMDFDEELLSWFDKAYVFALHQNDSGLLPGFTIFVDSSSDEESAEEFLNKLDGQILGLSAVLQEALPDAVSHETVEISGVEFTKISVDLTALPRSEESPLPSAVTASEIQLMYGVLDGRVLITTASVWQEEDFESVAESELYSKLKDKVSGSDQGLIVLDAEALADFAGSLRALREQLGLAVSDTALAFEDLLEGFSGAIAQSQTGAYSSSFSGYLLLAD; this comes from the coding sequence ATGACGCTTTCTTCCTTCGCTCGGCCCCTTCTTTTTGGAGCTTTTATGTGCAGTCTTTTTTTGACCGCATGTGGGGGAGAAGCAGATCTGGGGGCTCATGTGAGCTCTGAAGGGTTGGTTCCTGAGGCTTATATTCCCGGGGATGTGGGCACGGTTTTGTCCTATTCTTTGAAAGATGAAGCCCAATACGATGCGGTGCTAAATTTGGAACAAAAACTTGGAGATGAGGGACGCCTTTCTCGCATGGTGGCTGAAAGCTTCAACACGCAATTTGCAGCTGCCGGTTTGGATTATGAAAAGGATTTGATGCCTGCCTTTGGGGAACAATTTCGTTGGGTGTATGGAGCTCGTCCCAAAGAAAGCGGGGACGGTGTTGATTTTTTTAGTGTGACCACTTTGGAAGATGCGGAGCAACTCCGTTTGGTTTTCGACACGCTTTCGGAAGCGGGAAGTTTTGAGAAAAAAGCTCTCAGCGGACGTGAGGTTTATGTGAATCAAGAAGAGGCTTTTTATGCAACGGTAAATGGAGATTTGCTATTGGTTTCTGGAAGTCCTGAGCACGTGCTGGGCATGTTGGATCAAGAGGAAGCAGAGAGTCTGTGGACTGCAGAGCATTATCAAAGAGCGCTTGAAGAAGTGGGGCAGGATTTTGTTTTTTATGGCTTTTTGTTCCCGCCTCTTTATAAGCAAGATGTACCTTTAGGTGGCGCCTTTTCGGTTTCCAATATTCCTTCTGTTATTGAACGCCAGGGCATTGTGTTTCGAGCCCAAGAAGAAGGTTTGAGCTTTGACGTCACGGTTCAGGCCGATGAAGAAAAAGCCAAAGAAGCCGGCATTGCTTTTGACGTGGCTCCCAAGGCCAAGCCCTATTTGTTTGAAGAAGTGCCCATGGAAGGTTTGATGGGATATTTTGAATCTTATGGCTTGAAAGAAACCCTGCAGCAAGCGGACAAATTGGGCGATGACACCGGCACTTTGGAAGGGCTTCGTGAGAGTTTCCGCAATTATTTTGGAATGGATTTTGATGAAGAACTTTTGAGTTGGTTCGACAAGGCTTATGTCTTTGCGCTTCACCAAAATGACAGCGGTCTTTTGCCGGGCTTCACGATTTTTGTGGACAGCAGTTCGGATGAAGAAAGTGCTGAAGAATTTTTGAATAAATTGGATGGGCAAATTTTGGGTCTGAGTGCCGTGCTGCAAGAAGCTTTGCCCGATGCTGTTTCGCATGAAACCGTCGAAATCTCTGGAGTGGAATTCACAAAAATTTCTGTGGATTTGACCGCTTTGCCTCGCAGTGAAGAATCGCCTCTTCCCTCGGCGGTTACGGCAAGTGAAATTCAACTCATGTATGGCGTTTTGGATGGCAGAGTTTTGATCACCACGGCCAGTGTTTGGCAGGAAGAAGATTTTGAAAGTGTGGCGGAGTCTGAGCTCTATTCCAAACTCAAAGATAAGGTGAGCGGTTCGGATCAAGGGCTCATTGTTTTGGATGCCGAGGCGCTTGCCGATTTTGCCGGAAGTTTACGAGCTTTGCGTGAACAATTGGGCCTTGCGGTGAGCGATACTGCCCTTGCTTTTGAGGATTTGTTGGAAGGTTTCAGCGGAGCCATTGCTCAGAGTCAAACGGGGGCTTATTCCAGTAGCTTTTCGGGGTATCTTTTACTCGCTGACTGA